A region of the Callithrix jacchus isolate 240 chromosome 5, calJac240_pri, whole genome shotgun sequence genome:
GACAGATACCATCGGGGCCGGCGAGGGGCCACAGCAGGCAGCGCCCTGGTCGGCCTGTTTCACACGGCAAGGCTGGGTGCACTGGTTGGCATCCCATGTGCCCCGGAGCTGGATCCACTGGTGGAACACCTCGAGCTGGCGGCAACCGCTGCAGCGCCTGCTGTGGGGTCTGGAGGGGATACTCTACCTGCTGCTGGCACTGATGCTGTGCCATGCGCTCTTCACCACTGGCTCCTACCTGCTGAGCTCCTTGTGGCCCGTCATGGCTGCGGTGTGGCGCCACCTGCTGCCGGCTCTCCTGCTGCTGGTGCTCAGTGCCCTGCCTGCCCTCCTCTTCACGGCATCCTTCCTGCTGCTCTTCTCCACGCTGCTGAGCCTCGTGGGCCTCATCACCTCCATGACTCACCCAGCTTACGCTCAGAACTTGGATCAATAGAAGGGCAACCCCATCCAGCTGCCTGCATCTGTTGAGCCCTGGCCTAGGGCCTGAAACCCTGACTGGAGAGGAAGGGCAATGGGACCAGGACCCCCTGGCTTGACAGGCCCCAGACCTCCAGTCCCTAGCAGGTAGAGTGGCCTGACCCCTGGGCACCTTCCCCAAGCCATTGCTGCAGCTTCCTGGTGTGAGGGGCTGGGGACTTTGAGAAGAGAGGCCAGAACAGATGGCTTAGCCATTGGTAGAAATGGCTTAGCCAGGGGCAGAGCTTGGCCAAGCCACCAAGAGCGCCCATGTGGATGTGGTGATACCCGTGAAGCCCCCTTGGCAAGTGACAGCATCGTTTTCTCACAGCCACTCAGCTGTCTCAGCTTCGGAGTCACTGAGAACTTCTACCTGGGTACCCCTGGCCTTGCCATTCCTCCCACCAATCCCCTCTTTCCATTTCCAGGAGAACCACAGACTCTAGAGAGGGTCCCAGTGACAGAAAACCTATCAGGGAGAAGGCTGACCAGAAGCCTCAGGAGACCTCAACTCACTCGCCTTCCAGACCTTGCAGCCCATGCATTGTCCTCCCTAGACTTCCTTCTTCCAGCCTCAGTCCACATTCCCAAGTCTGAGAAATGGACCAACTGGGGTCAGATACTCACTCTCTAAGAGTCCCAAGGTCTGTTATGGAAAAACGATCAAGAAGTCCCATTTCACACACTTACACAATGTGTGGCCTTGGCCAATTAATTCATTTGAGCCTCAGTGTTAGGTGGGCCACCCCTGTCATGGGGTTGTTGTGAGTCAAAGGCAATATCTGTTTGTGAAGCATTttgtaaaaaccaaaaaactataaGATGCTGTTTTGAGCTCTAAGAACATTCTGTAGGCTCAAAAATCTTTTGACCCCAAAGTCTGCTGAAGAAATAGGAAGCTTCTCTGGCTTTCAAATCAATTCTCCGTCCTAGATAGAATTTTGGCGCTAGAATGGTTAACAAAAGGTTGGATAAGTGTGGACAAGATGTAAAAGGTCGTGTGCCATGAAATCTCAAAATGTGCAGATGTTGGAACTATTTTGATTGTGAAATGCTTGGGCCTGGGGCAGGTTGCCAGGCAATGCTTGCACAGCTCTGTGAGTGGGGAGAGCATAGCCTCAGGGTTTCCAAAACTGACCCAGCAAGCCACCCAGGCACCAGAAGGGCCTTGGAAGAGGAAATCCTTTGATGCCCTGAATGCTGTCCATTTGTTTGCCTGCTGGCCCCTCCAACAAAACATTGAGTGATTGCTTATCACCAAGTAAGGTACATGATAGACAACTTTATCCACACCTGACCCCCACCCAATCCCTGGTCATCCCAACTTCTGCCCACTTCTGATCCCTACTTTATATATAACCCTAAAATCCTTGCTCTTGAAGCCCCAGACCCAAGGTCCCCCTCTCTTGCCCCATAAATACTCAGGCCCTTGGGGCCAGCCCCTAGAACCCTGGTTCATTTCTGCCTTAGAGTTTTTCAACCCTCCATGCCACTCGTTAGATGAGTTCAGCATCAGTGCCCCAAACCCAAGGTCCAgtccttccttcctgtttcatTGTAGTTCTCTCTGAATCACGGCCTGGTAGTGAGGACGAGCTGGGACATGGAGCTGACATGCCTCATGGTTAGATGGTTTTGGTGTATGAGCTGAGGCTGGACTTGAATCACAGAACTCTCACTTACTACCTCCATGGCCTTAGCAGAAATTGCTAAACCTTGCTCAACCTCTTTCCTTATGGGTAAAACTAAGGCAAGAACTCCTGTCTTAGGGCTTCTGGCATGCGAGTGAAGGACCTGGGACCGCCCCTAGCACCACAAATTATAGCTATGCTGTGAAcatcccattttagagatgagaagtcAGGCCCAGGATAGTCATTCACCAGTGGCAAGGCAAGGCCATCTGACTCTTACCAGGCTACTCATGGGAAGGTGAAAAGGGCAAAGATAATACAAACAACTGAACTGAAGACCCCATGGCATCTCAAGAGCTCCTATCAGAGCTAAAGCCCAGGTCTAGGGAGGTCATGAGCCAAATCAATCTAGATGTCTGGTGGGCTGAGGATTCAGGGTCCCACGTAGTGAGGACAAAGACCAGGTTGCCTGGCCTGAATCCATTATTGACTTGCTCATGCATTGCTAGCCAGGGACATTGCTCTGGAGCCTCGGGTCCATTCCATTGAAGGCAGAGAGGAGTTTTGGGCCCTGATCATATGCACTGGTGGATGGGATGTGGGCAGGAGCAAGAAGACCTTCTTCCTTTCCccacataatatatacattttacccTCCTGCCCAGGTGGCATGGGGTATGGAGGTGCAGCCAGACTGGAGAGCAGATGGGCAATACTCAACAAATTAGATCAACATATACCCTAGGACCCAGAACCCCAGATTGAATTTTCGCAAAGGTCTATAAAAGTCTTGCTCCTCAAAATGTGGTCCCAGAATCAGCAACACAGGCATCACCTGGAAGCTAGTTAGAAATGCAGTCTCAGTCCCTGCTCTAGACCGTCTGAATCAGAGCCTgcgtttctttccttttcttcttttttttttttttttggagacagagtctcgctctgttgtccagacaggattgcagtggcaaaatcttggttcactgcactctgcctcccaggttgaagtgattctcctgcctcagcctcctgagtagctgggattacaggcacccaccaacatgtctggctaatttttgtatttttagtagagacagggtttcaccctgttggccaggctgatcttgaattcctgacctcaggtgatccacccacctcagcctcctaaagtgctgggattacaagaattaGCCACGGTGCTGGGCCAAGagcctgcattttaacaagattcccagGTGATAAATTGCACCCTGTTTGAGAAGCGAAGCATAAGAGGGTATTATGAGAATGCCTATTGCACTGTTACTAGTGAGAGCAGGGTAGGTAAAGGGAAGGGTAAAACAAAGCAGATGGGCCCTCTGGAAAAAACGCAGCATTTAGAAGGGGCAGAAGGTACGCAGACCAATCTTAAAATCTTAGcattgaaaaagaaatggaatgagaATTCCTTTTACACAAATTTAAAAGGCATTTCAGGAAAACAAGACACTTCTTGGAgagaacacataaaaattaaagataaacagAATGGAATGGACAACTCTAGGGGCAGGCAAATGGGGGTGGGGTGTAGGGATAGCAGGCAGTAAA
Encoded here:
- the TMEM239 gene encoding transmembrane protein 239 isoform X2: MQQPRVETDTIGAGEGPQQAAPWSACFTRQGWVHWLASHVPRSWIHWWNTSSWRQPLQRLLWGLEGILYLLLALMLCHALFTTGSYLLSSLWPVMAAVWRHLLPALLLLVLSALPALLFTASFLLLFSTLLSLVGLITSMTHPAYAQNLDQ
- the TMEM239 gene encoding transmembrane protein 239 isoform X1; amino-acid sequence: MRVRTWICLPGHPGHCKKQHDLGTLPRGAPAVMQQPRVETDTIGAGEGPQQAAPWSACFTRQGWVHWLASHVPRSWIHWWNTSSWRQPLQRLLWGLEGILYLLLALMLCHALFTTGSYLLSSLWPVMAAVWRHLLPALLLLVLSALPALLFTASFLLLFSTLLSLVGLITSMTHPAYAQNLDQ